The sequence below is a genomic window from Solea senegalensis isolate Sse05_10M unplaced genomic scaffold, IFAPA_SoseM_1 scf7180000012694, whole genome shotgun sequence.
AGAAacagaaacccaacaattcacacagtgAGCGAGCACGAGGCATCACCTGAACATTTCTAGGTAAAAAAACCCatatgtgaatttttttttttttggccaaaatgGCGTCCGTGCCAGACGTGTCTGCAGAGTGAATTGCTGGCACACTCAGTTGGATTTACAGAGGCTACtaacaaaatacatttatagatAATTtagaggtttgtttgttttttttaaaaaaaggtcatcCTGCTGTGAAATAATATAACATTGAAACAAACACGTTCCCCTTTGTTTTCCAACAACACCCCACATAATAAACAGAATAGATTTGTATGTGACCTAATATTTGTCCCATGTCTATATCCTCAAATCTCAAAGcttccatttttccatttttatttcccaAGGGAAGAGTTATATTGTTATACACCAAAACTAATACACcaagtcaaaaaaaacacagaacaaaaaacaagccATTGTTTCACAACACATTACTCTGTGGGATTTTAAATCACTGGATTCATGTGCCTCCTTCGATaaagaagtggaaaaacaataatgcCCTcccaggtttttttaaaaaaaattcacttcTTTAGTCCTCACCAATGCTGTCCTAATGATGTACATGTTGTCCAGTAAGAAGATGTCTCTACTCACGTCTCCTTTTAGTGCTTATCCTAATCTCCAAATGTTCTGCTCCCTTCCtctcagtcacagtcacaccacATTCTTGGCTGGGAATCTCTATGACTAAGCATTAATTGTGCCagcttttaatattttaaacacaCCATTTGTCaggttttactttttttgttttggtagcATAAAAAAATCTCAAGGCTTGGTGGATATGTTGctctgtaaaataaatcatgatTGGAGTGTCTTAGGAGAACGCAATGCAATCATTTACTCACAATAGGAGAGTGGGACTAAAGTCATCTACAGAGGCCAGAACCATTCGCCATCATTAAACCACTCAATGTATAATGAACGTGCAGTATCAGTATATTGTCTGTGTTAGttgtggaggacagaggagcagaggagttCTGCAGTGTCCCACAGATTCTccttatattttatacattcaGTGAACATTAAAGCGCTGATGTGTGCAGCTTCATGAATGATTCAAGTTTGAGGTTTCCACAAGACCCTCAAATGGGCAGTGAAGAGTGTCTCCATAGTGTGCACTGTCAAATGTGTTCTCAGTGTCTCTTAACAAGTTCATATTCTAGAGTTACTCTACTACATTGTTATTCAGTGCTGACAAATGGCGCCTTGGTTTTTAACACTAAATAACTTTTCTGCTATTTGATCAGCGAGTTCagatctatttaaaaaaaaaaaaaacattgtaaattGCATTATAAAAAGCATTGTTTATCCAGCAAAGATTTcattgatgatgaaaacaactTGACTAATCCATAAAATACGATTCATGTAGCGGATAGACCCTGTGTTCTGGAAGTATTGCTCCTGATACAAAAACCTATATCAAatcttgagaaaatattgcccGCTGCTATGATGACATAATGAAGACTTACTATTTAATTTTTAGCACTGATTCCTAAGTCATAAATTGAACACAGTGTTGTCTGACAACATTTTTATATGATGTAGTACATATAAAAGTCTACATATGTAGGTACAAATACTGTAAACAATATTACGCGGCTGTATTTTTTGACATTTGCCTTTTATTGAAGAGTGCAGAGGGGTGGATGTGAAGCAAAGGTTACCAAGTGCATCCATGCAAATGCATGTCTGTGAGCTTATGCCATGCAGTGATGTAGTCTAAGATTTCCGtataaacacttaaaaatgcGCACTGATGAGAGGTCATTTTGACAGAAATGGCACTCTTATAATTTGTTTTTGgcaataaaagtcattttcattaaaaaaagagaaataaatataatacaatgaATCACATGTGCTCTGTTTCTGTAGGTTATTGTGCTGGTGGTCTGGCAACCCATGGCTTAAGGGGACAATGCTATAAAATATACTATTAGAAGGAAGAAAAGCACAGGCTTAACTTGTTTGAGGACTAAAAAGATAGACATTTGACACACAATAATTATTTAAAGGTGGAACAGAAACAGCTGAGGTAAATTCTCTTGGCAGAAGGATTATGATTGATTGGACACTATAAATCGAGCGTTCTGTCAcagtatgttggccctgcgatgaaccggtgacctgtccagggcgtacGCTGCCTTTCACCCAATTTCAGCTGGGATTAGTTCCAGCCCCTGAAAACcctcatgtgtaggataaagtgGGAGAAATTGAATGAATAATGATTGCAGACCTACTGAAGGACCGTGTGgctctaaaatgtcaacagtgtcgtctgtgtgtcttttatttgcGTCAGCATATCTGATAAGATAAAACGCTCATCATGTATCATATCACCAACATTATCTCTTGCACACTAAGGCCTGCATCCGAGGCTAAATAGgccacaaacatcacaacaacataTTGACTTCTTGTGATGGATTCAATGAGAAGGACACATACGTGCTCATGAGGTTTGGGAAGTACAGAGTGGCAAGTGGTGAAGTGTGACTCCCATTCTCTTCACTTTGTGATTGCCCTGCAGTCATACAGTGGAGTGGGAAGTGGGCAGGTCGGCACACAGCGGTGTGATGTAAGGGCTGCACAAGCTGGGAACTTACTTAgggaactcacacacacacacacacacactaaggtGCAGAAGGTACCTGAAACCTTTGCTATTCCCTTTGTAGTGTGTAGACAAGGATCAGCCTTCGGAGCTCCTAACTTGAAATACGGAGATTAAGATGACAGCTTGAGATCTTACTGCGTCTCCACTTATCAACTATCTGTCAGGATTTGTGTGAATATGTATGAGATATATAGCGTGCTGAAGTGCAGGGTTTAAAGTCAGAAGTGGAAACTATCCTAAAATGTCCCTCTCGGGGTGGAAATATTGCCACGTCAATAGTTTGTTCAAGTCAAGGACACTGACAAAAGTTTTCTTAAGTGAGCAATGATGCAACTCCAACCAGCTCTGAAAGGAGCCGGTTGTTTACTGCCTGTAGCTCCACCTCTGTGTTTATTGAGGGACTtacaaaatatatatcatatagaTCTCATGATAAACATCTACTCAGTCACAGGGACAGCCAGTGTTCTAACTAGCATACTTATTCCCAGCCTTCCTTATAATTTAGTGTAAGTGCGAGTGTGCATATAGATGTCCTGTGAAAATACATGTTGCAGTAAAGTACACTTGAAGTCTTTCCAGCTTTACGTGTCGTCTATAAGTTTCTTCCAGCAGCTGGGACTGGACTCCTGCTCATCCTCCTGCTGGGATGGATAAATCCTTTTTATCCTTCCGTGCTGTTATTCCCAGAAGTTTTTTttcgtcttttctttttttacaaaacattattttcaaagCTTCAGTTATTTTCCTTGAAACAAAAAAGAGTAGTGCATTCTTTAGTCTCTGAACAACACAGAAACCTTGTACTACTTTGGACAGTGAGTGAGGTTGATTGCTTTTACTGCCTTAAGGATAAACAATTGGTACCATTCATCTGCAAAGTTGCTGTCCATGGATAGCAGAAATTGTGAACTTGAGCACTCTTGTATGTGGCTGTAACGGCTATTTCATGtgcttaatgttttttttggcattgaTGGACAAAAAATATCCTTTTGGCATGATGTAGTTCAAATGATTTCAATGAGCATGGCATTTATGCATCTCCTATAGGCTCTGCTTTAAAGCATTACAAGCAAATATTTAGTGTGATGAAGGCGTTTAATAAACAGATAACAagacagttcagagagagagagagagagagagtggacacACCTATCGACTGTTTCACTTCACTGACTCTGCATACAGGCCTTTTGAAAAATATCCagtgctgcaaagaaacctaaaacaGGTAGCGTGTCTAAAAATGAGTCGGATAATAAATGGACCAAAACGTGTTGgcgctgtgatggactggtgacctgtccagggcgtacCCTGCCCTTCGCCCTACAGTAGGTCAGCTGCGATTAACTGgctagacaatggatggatgtatgcACTCAAGTGTGATTGACATCTTGTATCATCCAATTGGAGTCTGGTTGCAAGTGATGCCTCTGAATCTTTGTTCAACGGGAGATTCTTATGGCTGGTGTTGTGACCGCTTGTGTCttgatgtgtctgtgtcagtctgaTGAAAAAAGCACTCAACACTTTATACTGTAGCTTACAGGCAGACCAAACTACAACATTACTAGAGTTCACATTTGCCCCAGTAGAGGAAGAATTCACTTCCCACCAAAATAATGACAAAGTTAGAATGACTTGCAGGGGTTTAAAGGGGGATGTATTGGTTGAGAGAGAGGCAGGACATAAGGAGACATaaatttgtgtaaatgtgtctctTGTAAAAAGGCATTGGCTCTGTCTCCTTTGACTCACAGAGCTGTCTACTCCTTGTCTATATATGCTCGAAAAACCCCACCTCCCCCGGTGcttctcccctcccctcctctctcagtctctgGCCACGGAAACCCAGACAGTATTTAATTGCAGAGTGCAAAGGCTTCAGTTGGGCTAATGAGCGCaggactctctcacacactgtcaGGGAGACAGAGCCCCATATGGAGTCCTTCAGCAGAGGAGCCGCACACAGTGGCTGGAATTCAGGTGGAGGAGAAACTACAAATCCCCAAATTCAGGTACTGTCGACTATGTGAGAGAATATACCAGAGGCAAGAGGCAGAGTAAGAGgtggagaaaagaagagagcgggagaggggaggggaggaaacaggaaatacacagtcagagagagagagagaaagagagagagagagagtgactggAAGCCTGCAGCAGCAAATGAGATAGAACAACGAGGCGGGAGAGGTaggaacacagacagagagggagggagaggggccCCGTGTTGGAGAGAGGGCTAcaggctgaggaggaagaagaaggagtaaGAAAAAGTTAGGAGAAGTAGGAAAGCGGGTGTCCAAGGAAGGGAAAGAAAGGGTGCAGAGATTAACAAATACAGGAGAGGAAAAGGGGAAACAacagacaggaaggaaggaaggggaggGAGAAGTCTTGGGTTAAacgaaaggaaaaaaaaagaactgaagaAAAGTTTTCTAGTGGGAAGACGCAGATGAGGAAAACAGAGCGAGTGAATGACTGGGCTGGAGAGAACAGGGGGGGAAGGAGAGCAGTTGTTCTCTAACGCGATTTCCACACAATCCTCTGGACGTCTTTGGACATGTACACTGAAAGCGCACAAACAGCGGGACACCACCGATTTTTTCAGCATAAAAGCGCCCCCACCCCCTGCCAGCACTGTGTCCACTATGAGCAGCCACACAGTCATCACGGGGGTGGGCTGGGATACCAACCAGCATCAGCCAGACAGACGGACCACCCATCACTGGACTGCTGGAGAGACATCCAGGCTCCTCAGGTTAAGAACGTTGGAGGCAGAGCTTTCTTAGTGGACAAAGTTGAGAGAAGTGGTCATCGCAGCCCACAGAGGAGGCCTGTGTTTGTACAGCCTGGCCCTTACAGTCATTCTGATGACTTGAGCCAAGTTTGCCCGTGGGACTTCAACCCTGCCCAGTGGAGTTACGCACTGGAGTCCGGGGTGAGACACTGCCCGTCTGTCAGAGAACAGTGTGGCTGTGTGGTACACGGTGACACCAGGGCGCACACCTTTAAGCTTGGGACACCACATCCTCTGCCTCACCTTCAGTTCAAAGGTCAAGGATACAGACACAGGAGGACTGTCAGGTATGTCTCCgtggatgaggaagaggaagtttGTGAATGCAGCCATCACGTGGAGCTCCATGGTCCCCATTTGACTCATTTGCCAAATGGCCACTGTGGACCAAGGCCAGTGCTTTTcgagggaggggaggaaagaGATAGTCATCAGGACTGGAGCAAACAGAAGGGTGGATCAGAGGAAGGTTATAATGGACCTGAAGCCATACACAGAGCATTCTTCCCCACTGAAGTCCCACAAAAACAGTTGAACCAAAGCAGGAGGAAGGGGTCGTGCATCCCTCCCTCTGGCATCACCAGTACGGAAACCTCGAAGTTGACAAACAACGACGAACACCAGCACCAGGGTTCAGAGGACGTGAAGCCAAAGAGGCAGGAGGACTCAGTGAGGGATCAGATCAGACAAGTTGTGGCAGGTCTGGAGGATGTGCTGGGGGGTTTGAAGCAAGTTCATGTGGAGATGAAAGAGGTAGGAGGCTCTATTGTATGTCCATTGGTCTTTTTGTGGACACACATCAGGTGTCTAAACGTGATGAAGATGACGCAAACTTTCCTCAGCAGACATTTGAAACAATCGACACAAAGCACAGATGCTGACAAAATGAGATCAGTTTGACACagtttgtgtatctgtgtgagCATGAGAGCAtgtcaggatgtgtgtgtgtgcctgctgACGGCATTGTCTGTGACTTACTCAACGTCTCTTACCGGAGTGATGATTGAGAACGATTTACCCTGACCTTTAGCAGAACGCTGCTGAAATTGGCAGTGTTCCGAGCGGCGCATAAAAAAAGCCTGGCTTGCGACTGTTACTAAATTATGCCCTGCTCTTACAGTATCCATTTTGCATGCAGCTGTAGAACTGTAGCACTGGTCCACAGCCGAATGTCTCCATGTGGAGCCTGGCTTTGTGCGgaaacatttggaaaaacaaaatgtccatgATTGTGCATTCAGAGACAGTTGGAAACAATGGAGGTCTAAAAACAGCTTTGGTTGGAGGGTTAGTTGAATTGCTGATGATTACTTCAGTTTTAGCACAGTCAGAGCATGTGGTTGTAAATATGGTCCTGGCAATGGTAATGGTAAAAGTCCTGTGATAAAACCCTACTTAAGTAAAAACACAGAGTTTTATCACCTATAAATGTCTAAAGAGTATCTCAAATCAAAGCAACCATACCTGGAAATTGGCCACTGACATCACATAGAGTAAATAGCatttgctgctgcaggaggtTGAGAAGGAGCCAATTTTAACCACTTTATAGTCACTTAGatagtttagggttagggttaagtttaATTTAGTAACTTCATTTCAACACGTCACCACATAAAGATGGgctata
It includes:
- the LOC122759956 gene encoding uncharacterized protein LOC122759956, with protein sequence MYTESAQTAGHHRFFQHKSAPTPCQHCVHYEQPHSHHGGGLGYQPASARQTDHPSLDCWRDIQAPQVKNVGGRAFLVDKVERSGHRSPQRRPVFVQPGPYSHSDDLSQVCPWDFNPAQWSYALESGVRHCPSVREQCGCVVHGDTRAHTFKLGTPHPLPHLQFKGQGYRHRRTVRYVSVDEEEEVCECSHHVELHGPHLTHLPNGHCGPRPVLFEGGEERDSHQDWSKQKGGSEEGYNGPEAIHRAFFPTEVPQKQLNQSRRKGSCIPPSGITSTETSKLTNNDEHQHQGSEDVKPKRQEDSVRDQIRQVVAGLEDVLGGLKQVHVEMKEVVEQIDRLTANIDLSEEAACSSLGVFNNFDSSAPSGDSRMVLLTNHKPAPVQESQHDEEDRIILRTNAPSPVYMASVVKTSRFTPPIHSKNVNHERSGVNGHPPHLYPYSGPTHSEPLPQSLDPKVIIGNSTSSSRTQKPPPYPQNGRCGKGSYSPPKPVRTPAYPGRGRQSTSMV